A single genomic interval of Nonomuraea rubra harbors:
- a CDS encoding LLM class flavin-dependent oxidoreductase, whose product MQFGIFSVGDVTTDPTNGRTPTEHERIKAMVAIALKAEEVGLDVFATGEHHNPPFVPSSPTTMLGYIAAKTERLQLSTATTLITTNDPVKIAEDFAMLQHLADGRVDLMLGRGNTGPVYPWFGQDIRQGIPLAIENYALLHKLWREDVVDWEGRFRTPLQGFTSTPRPLDGVPPFVWHGSIRSPEIAEQAAYYGDGFFANNIFWPKEHFMRLISLYRQRYAHYGHGTPEQAVVGLGGQVFMRKNSQDAVREFRPYFDVAPVYGHGPSLEEFMAETPLTVGSPQQVIDRTLEFREFFGDYQRQLFLMDHAGLPLKTVLEQLDLLGEEVVPVLRKEFAKDRPAEVPGAPTHASLLAARNAESAKDAENAENVEAPEAPVGA is encoded by the coding sequence GTGCAGTTCGGTATCTTCAGCGTGGGCGACGTCACCACGGACCCCACCAACGGCAGGACCCCGACCGAGCACGAGCGGATCAAGGCGATGGTGGCGATCGCACTCAAGGCGGAAGAGGTCGGGCTGGACGTCTTCGCGACCGGTGAGCACCACAACCCGCCGTTCGTGCCGTCGTCCCCCACCACGATGCTCGGCTACATCGCGGCGAAGACCGAGCGGCTGCAGCTGTCGACCGCCACGACGTTGATCACGACGAACGACCCGGTGAAGATCGCCGAGGACTTCGCCATGCTGCAGCACCTGGCCGACGGCCGGGTGGACCTCATGCTGGGCCGCGGCAACACCGGGCCGGTGTACCCGTGGTTCGGGCAGGACATCCGTCAGGGCATCCCGCTGGCCATCGAGAACTACGCGCTGCTGCACAAGCTGTGGCGCGAGGACGTCGTGGACTGGGAGGGCCGCTTCCGCACGCCGCTGCAGGGCTTCACCAGCACGCCGCGCCCGCTCGACGGGGTGCCGCCGTTCGTCTGGCACGGCTCGATCCGCAGCCCCGAGATCGCCGAGCAGGCCGCCTACTACGGCGACGGCTTCTTCGCCAACAACATCTTCTGGCCGAAGGAGCACTTCATGCGCCTGATCAGCCTCTACCGGCAGCGGTACGCGCACTACGGCCACGGCACGCCCGAGCAGGCGGTGGTGGGCCTGGGCGGGCAGGTGTTCATGCGCAAGAACTCGCAGGACGCGGTGCGCGAGTTCCGCCCGTACTTCGACGTCGCCCCCGTGTACGGCCACGGGCCGTCGCTGGAGGAGTTCATGGCCGAGACGCCGCTGACCGTGGGCAGCCCGCAGCAGGTCATCGACAGGACGCTGGAGTTCAGGGAGTTCTTCGGCGACTACCAGCGCCAGCTCTTCCTCATGGACCACGCCGGCCTGCCGCTGAAGACCGTGCTGGAGCAGCTCGACCTCCTCGGCGAGGAGGTGGTGCCGGTGCTGCGCAAGGAGTTCGCCAAGGACCGCCCGGCCGAGGTCCCCGGCGCGCCCACCCACGCCTCCCTGCTCGCGGCCAGGAACGCCGAGAGCGCCAAGGACGCCGAGAACGCCGAGAACGTAGAGGCGCCCGAAGCCCCTGTCGGCGCCTGA
- a CDS encoding CGNR zinc finger domain-containing protein — MDFTFISGNLGLDLAGTLGHRRGERIDLLATPADLARWTVAAGLLDVRPAVSEGDLAEARALREAIYRLASAARTGSAPDPADRETLNAAARHAPAGVLLGERGVERGGDLRAALSSTARAAAELLGGPQAGLVRECEAAPCTRLYVDASHRRTRRWCDMRGCGNRAKAAAFRARQHG; from the coding sequence ATGGACTTCACCTTCATCAGCGGGAACCTCGGGCTCGACCTGGCCGGCACCCTCGGGCACCGGCGCGGCGAGCGCATCGACCTGCTGGCGACGCCCGCCGACCTGGCCCGCTGGACGGTCGCGGCCGGGCTGCTCGACGTCCGCCCGGCGGTGAGCGAGGGCGACCTGGCGGAGGCGAGGGCGTTGCGGGAGGCGATCTACCGGCTGGCGTCCGCGGCCCGTACCGGAAGTGCCCCGGACCCCGCCGACCGCGAGACGCTCAACGCCGCCGCGCGGCACGCGCCGGCGGGCGTGCTGCTCGGCGAGCGGGGCGTGGAACGCGGCGGCGACCTGCGCGCGGCGCTGTCCAGTACGGCACGGGCGGCGGCCGAGCTGCTGGGCGGCCCGCAGGCCGGGCTGGTCAGGGAGTGCGAGGCGGCTCCGTGCACGCGGCTGTACGTCGACGCCTCGCACCGGCGTACACGCCGCTGGTGCGACATGCGCGGCTGCGGCAACCGGGCCAAGGCGGCGGCCTTCCGCGCCCGGCAGCACGGCTGA
- a CDS encoding MFS transporter produces MGWDRPGYGPRHRWVVLAVGVGAQAAFAAMFSGIPVTGVSMRAGYHLSTEQLGLVLACLGLGVAASDLVWGLLTDRFGDRRVLLTGLTATGALLAVMAAAVTPSDGAGVALLALCLALAGALGGSVNGASGRAVMTWFGEGERGFAMSIRQTAIPVGGAIGVALLPWLAGSYGFGTAYAASAACCLAAAAATWRWLHEPPTSPAALPASDGDGPRASVPRASGGEGPRTTAPSPLRRWDVWRLALAGALLTVPQFAVLSFTAIFLHDVKGEDATLASVTVVIAQLGGGAARIWTGRRTDRTGTRRTHIRAIGTLAGLAMAGAAVLTDAPTPLTVTALALAGLLANSWHGVAYTEIAAMAGASRAGTALGLLGTTLFAMGFVTPLLIPLIITHASWAAVWALAAAASLLAVPLAPGEARARR; encoded by the coding sequence GTGGGGTGGGATCGGCCCGGCTACGGGCCCCGGCATCGGTGGGTCGTGCTGGCCGTCGGCGTCGGGGCGCAGGCGGCCTTCGCGGCGATGTTCTCCGGCATTCCCGTCACCGGGGTGTCGATGCGGGCCGGTTACCACCTGTCCACGGAGCAGCTCGGTCTGGTGCTGGCCTGCCTCGGGCTCGGGGTGGCGGCCTCCGATCTCGTGTGGGGGCTGCTGACGGATCGCTTCGGGGACCGGCGCGTCCTGCTCACGGGGCTGACCGCGACGGGCGCGCTGCTGGCGGTGATGGCCGCCGCCGTGACCCCGTCGGACGGCGCGGGCGTGGCCCTGCTCGCCCTCTGCCTGGCCCTCGCCGGCGCGCTCGGCGGCAGCGTCAACGGGGCCTCGGGACGGGCGGTCATGACCTGGTTCGGGGAGGGGGAGCGGGGGTTCGCGATGAGCATCCGGCAGACGGCCATCCCGGTGGGCGGGGCGATCGGGGTGGCGCTGCTGCCATGGCTGGCGGGCTCCTACGGCTTCGGCACCGCCTACGCCGCATCGGCCGCCTGCTGCCTCGCCGCGGCGGCGGCCACCTGGCGCTGGCTCCACGAACCGCCGACGTCACCGGCGGCCCTGCCGGCCTCGGACGGCGACGGCCCGCGCGCATCGGTCCCGCGTGCCTCTGGCGGCGAGGGCCCGCGCACGACGGCCCCGTCCCCCCTCAGGCGCTGGGACGTGTGGCGGCTGGCCCTGGCGGGCGCCCTGCTCACCGTCCCCCAGTTCGCCGTCCTCTCCTTCACCGCGATCTTCCTGCACGACGTCAAGGGCGAGGACGCCACCCTGGCCAGCGTCACCGTCGTCATCGCCCAGCTGGGCGGCGGCGCGGCCCGCATCTGGACCGGCCGCCGCACCGACCGCACAGGCACCCGCCGCACCCACATCAGGGCCATCGGCACCCTGGCCGGCCTCGCCATGGCAGGCGCCGCGGTGCTCACCGACGCCCCCACCCCGCTCACCGTCACCGCCCTGGCCCTCGCCGGCCTCCTGGCCAACTCCTGGCACGGCGTCGCCTACACCGAGATCGCCGCCATGGCGGGCGCGTCCAGGGCCGGCACCGCCCTCGGCCTCCTGGGCACCACCCTGTTCGCGATGGGCTTCGTGACCCCGCTGCTCATCCCCCTGATCATCACCCACGCCTCCTGGGCGGCGGTCTGGGCCCTGGCCGCCGCAGCCTCCCTCCTCGCCGTCCCGCTGGCCCCTGGCGAGGCGAGAGCACGCCGGTGA
- a CDS encoding NAD-dependent epimerase/dehydratase family protein: MRVILFGATGMIGRGVLRECLLDERVTAVLAVGRASTGVSHGKLREVLHDDLLDLGPVEGELGGYDACFFCLGVSAAGMREPEYRRITYEFTLSVGETLARLSPGSRFVYVSGAGTNAQGRAMWARVKGQTENALLALPLEAYMFRVGFVQPMHGVRSRTRLYQAAYVITRPLFPVLRRLVGGGVTTTEQVGRAMIAVAERGAAKRILGPADINAL; the protein is encoded by the coding sequence TGCTCAGGGAGTGCCTGCTCGACGAGCGGGTCACGGCCGTGCTGGCGGTCGGGCGGGCCTCGACCGGGGTCTCGCACGGGAAGTTGCGCGAGGTCCTGCATGACGATCTGCTCGACCTGGGTCCCGTCGAGGGGGAGCTCGGCGGGTACGACGCGTGTTTCTTCTGCCTGGGCGTCTCGGCGGCGGGGATGCGGGAGCCGGAGTACCGGCGGATCACCTACGAATTCACGCTGTCGGTGGGTGAGACGCTGGCCCGGCTCAGCCCGGGGTCGAGGTTCGTGTACGTGTCCGGCGCCGGGACGAACGCCCAGGGGCGGGCCATGTGGGCCAGGGTGAAGGGGCAGACCGAGAACGCGCTGCTCGCGCTGCCGCTGGAGGCGTACATGTTCCGGGTGGGGTTCGTGCAGCCGATGCACGGGGTGCGGTCCCGTACGCGGCTCTACCAGGCGGCGTACGTGATCACCCGGCCGCTGTTCCCCGTGTTGCGGCGGCTGGTCGGGGGTGGGGTGACGACGACCGAGCAGGTCGGGCGGGCGATGATCGCGGTGGCGGAGCGGGGGGCGGCGAAGCGGATTCTGGGGCCCGCCGACATCAACGCGCTCTGA